In Lagenorhynchus albirostris chromosome 1, mLagAlb1.1, whole genome shotgun sequence, the sequence catTCTGTAAAGAAACATTGTAACCATTAGCAGTCAATCTCCATTTGCCCTTCTCACATTTCCTGACAATCGCTAATCAGCTTTCTgactctatggatttgcctattttgaacAATTCATTTAATGGGCTCATAAAAAATATggcctttcacttagcatattcagggttcatccattttgtagcgtgaatcaatacttcattccttttaatggacAAACGCTATTCCATTGTACATTTATGCCATAccacatattttgtttatccattcatcagttgatagacatttcggttgtttccacttttgactGTTATAGCATGGTTGCTATGAAAATTCATTTACAAGTTTTTGCACAGATGTATGCATTTATTTTGGGTTATACACTTAGGAGTAGAACTGTGGGGGGTCATAGGGTAACTTTATGGTTAAATTTTTAGGTACTCCCAAACTCTTTTCCTGAACTACACTACTTTACATTCCTATGAGCAGTGTtagaaggttccaatttctccacatcctccttaACATGTGTTATTGTCTTCTTGATTATAGCCctcctagtgagtgtgaagtagtatctcaagGAGCTATTCATTTGCATTTCGCTAAAGACtgatgatgctgagcatcttttcatgtgctgattGGCCATTTGTTTGCCAGTTTTGGGTGAATTATccaattcaaatcctttgcccattaaaattttgttttgtctttttagtgTTGAATTGTAAGTCTTCTTTTATCAGCtagtatatgatttgcaaatattttactattatgctggttgtcttttcattttcttaatagttatctTTGAAGCAAAAACTTTAATGTACTTgggatgaagtccaatttatcttttttttgtgtggttgCTTGTAaatttgatgtcatatctaagaaagcaTTGCTTAAGTCAAGGTCAcaaatttacatttatgtttcctctaagagattaACATTTtactcttacatttaagtctttgatccattttgagttaatttttgaataCGGTGTAATGTAGTTCAGATCGGTTTTTGCAGACTTCAGCTTCAGTTGTATGCAGAATAGTTTTAGTCCAGATTTTATGTTCTTTAAACTCATATCTTTGAGTGTTTGAACTGGGATGtctcgacttttttttttttttacaaaaaggaaTGGTTGGGAGACATCAGGTTCTAGCTGCACAGTCCTTATAGCTTGCTGGGAAGTCTCCTTTTCTGTATATTCATTACCAAATTGCAGGATATGCTCACCAGGCCTataaactgatttaaaatatCCGCTTTCAGTAAATGAGTGAGCCAAAATGGCTGCTGTCTCTAGATCGTCTGTAAGGTCAGGGATCCTATCATGGCTTCCCCGGCATCCAAAGGCAGCTTCTGAATACTGTAGAGCAGTCAAGAAATTAGTAGAGTAGTCAGACTCAGCAGGCTAGAAAAGGGTGAAGAAGAGTCAGGAAACTGACAGTCAAGTACATTAGATCTTAGAGTgaagtttaattttgttttaccttaataatttttaattgtgaaagTAATTAATGATCactgtaaaaatataaacatggtgaaagttaaaaaacaaaaccaaaaaaaatctaaaccGTCACAACCAAGAGGAGTTTTAAAGAAACATGACTACTGAACATAATATTTATGTTACCTTTCAACAGGAAAAGGACACTGGGGAAAAAcctaaggaaatctgaaaaaggTACGGACTTTATAAAgttgacaaaaaataaatactcaaTTCCCACTCCCCTGGGTGGAAGTACCACTGTAACATTTAGTGCGACTCTGAGAGCCATTAACTGCAGGCTGGTGGTGGCTCCTGGATTCCCCCCACCCCTAAGGCCCCCGTACTTTGATCACCTGGGGTCCGGAAGATACCATCCCCCAGTTCTTCCTGTCAGGTAGGGCGCCGGGGCACCTGCAGGGCTGCGGCACCGCTACTGCGACAAACAGACGCGCATGCGTGCCCAAGGCCCGGTGGTGAGGGGGTTGCCGCGCACGCGCAGGCAAAGCCGGCGTATTTCTTGGTGCCGCCCCGGCAAAGGCCGCGTAGAGTGGAGCTGCTGCCGGAGATGCCTAACGGTGTGTTCTGAGGAGCGGCCAGCGGCGCGATGGAGCGGGCCAGGTCAGCCGTGTGGTGTCTTCCCTCAGAGGCAGCATGGGAAACATTTTTGTTTGCATGATATCCCAGGCTTCCAGAACtagaaatatttcagtatttactGGGGATCTGGGCCCTCAAGTTCTTTGTCCGGAGGCCGGATAGGGCACCTTCTGGAGGCTTGGGGCTGGGCTGGCCCTCCTCGGGGGTATTCTGTCCGCGTCTTGTCAGGTCTTGGCGCGTCTGCACCATCCTGTCGCGTCCCCTCAGACCCTCTCTAGGGTGGCCCTTTGTCCTTGAGGTCCAAGGCCGTGACCGCGGGTGGCGAGGGTACATCGCGGTGGCCACTGTGGTGTGTTAAGTGGGGGAGGGTACAAAGGGTGGGGTCAGTGGGGCTGCAGTACTGGCCAGGGGGCAGCAGGTGCTGTGTCCGCGGAGGCACTGGTGTGTGGCAGTAGTGGGAGGGGGTGGTTGGGGTGGTTCCCGTGGCACTGATATGAAGGAGGTGGCGGGGTGTCCGCAGTGGCTGTGGCGGGGATGATTGGAGGGCGCGGCGGGGTGACCGCGGTGCCTGTGGCGGGGGTGATTGGAGGGGGCGGCAGGAGTGTGGCGGGGTGGCCTGTGTTGCCACGGTGTGGGGACGGCGGGGTGACAGCGATGATGGGGGCCGCAGGGTGGCGGTGGGGCCGTGACAGGGCTGGGGGTCTCGCGGAGTCGTTCTCTGGGCAGTGGTAGAGGGGgttgagggggaggggcaggggcgggggcgggcagtTGGAGGAGGCCATTcgtttgaagaaaagaaaacgttCAATTTTCTGTGACTAGTGGTGCTCTTAGAATTTGAATACTGTGGCGAAACTCCTACCCTGCGCCTCAGCTGAAGGGGTGGCTGCAGAAATGTCCGGTCCTTATATACTTaagtcctttatttttctcacatttgTGGGTTTGGTGTAAGATGAGGGATATGATGTCCACAGCCTGTTTAGTGCATCTTGCGGGGGACCTGCCAGGTTCTGGGATGTGACATGTAGGGGTGTCTCTCGTTCGCGGAGGTTTTCCCTGCGTTTGGAATGAGAATTTCTAAGGCCAGCCCGGGAGAGCGCGGGGATCGGTGTCGCGTAACTGCCATTGTGCAGCTCCGCGAAGATGGCTGCTGCCGCAGCTGTATGGGTCTGCGCAGGCgcgaggggtgtgtgtgtgtgtgtgtgtgtgtgtgtggggggggtgctgcccctccccccagtgcCGCAGTGTGGGAGGGTCAGCTGTGCCACTTCTGCCTGGCAGGGGTGTCAGCCGCACCCTCTGCAAAGCGACGTGCTAGGTAGCGGAGGCGGGCCTGGGTGGGCGGCTGCCGCGTCCTAATGCCGCAGTAGGGAAGGTGTGGGTTTAGGGTGCGCAGGCGCAGCAGCGACGACACCACTTCCCCCCTGCGGTGGGGCATGCTTCGGGGGAAGGGGTTTGCGCAGTCTTTGCTGTGTGGGGTGGCCAGCCACCTCCTTCACCTGTGTACCCAATCCCTGTTTTCTTCCCTACTGTGCTGCAgtgggggtagggggaggggaggaaggagacaggTTTGCTCAGCCACTGCCTGGCGTTCCACCATTTCCTTGCAGTGCCGCAGTGGagtggggaaggtggggagatCAGAGATTTATACAGGGGGCAATTTGTACATTCTTTGCCTGCCTGGAATGGCAGGGCAGCCGCACTGTGCCCCGGGTTTTCTGTTACGCTTAAGGGCCTGGAGGCCAAGAGAGGTGAGGGCATTCCGGGATTTACTGTGCTACTTAAGACAGCCTCCATCACCGGTGCAGGAGCTTTTCCATTTTTGTAGATTCTCCCTAGGTTGTATTGTGAACAGTCTTAATTGTTCGCCACATTCAGGTGGCTTCAGTATCCCTTTAGACAATTCCCGTTCCTATAACCTCTGATTTCAACTTTCCAGGTTATATGATTCCACAACTGCATCTCTTTTAAGTGTCTGTCGTATTTCTTAATCGCTGGATATTCCATTGGTGATGTCATCTTTATAGATACTTTCCTTAAATCAGGGGGTCGCAGCTCCTCCAGAGCTCCTAGGAACTGAGGGCTGAGTTGTGCTTGCTCAAGGAGAACTGGAGAGAGAAAAGTAGAATGTGGGTGTATGTGGGATTAGTGAATTCTTGCCCTTAAtcgaatttttaaattaatggttTCGTTCCATCATTTTTGAAGTTGgagctgctgtgaatatttgctGAGAAAGGATAATTAACAAAGTAACTATTCCTGTATTATGTATTCCACTACTTTGACTTTTGGGGGGATATTTTTAAGGACTTTCTTTGCAGGATTTTGATGtgcttgccttttttctttttttcctcgtGCATCATAAACAGTACGCCTGGTTGTGTGCTGAGTTAGAATGTAattaaggaaaatacaaattcagAAGCCTGGGAAGCTTTGTTCTGGAATTATTTTCCAGTAGTTTGAAAAATAGCAGGAGTCTGGTATTTTGCGATACTTATATGATTTGCACCTACTTTTTTCTGCTTGTAGGAAGATAGTGCTTCAAATATGAACTTCTGATCATTTGGCCCTTTGCAAGATGAGTGTGCATCATTCCTGGTCCGCCATTTTGTAGTCATGCCCTCGGGCTCAGGACTTCAATATGGCGGACCCTGTGGAAAGAGGTGAAGTTTGAAGGTCTCTCCTGCCTTGTGAATATTTGGTATAGTACCACGGCTTTTTGAGAATGGGGAGGGAGTGTGAACGCTTTCTGAAGTTTAGAGCAAGGACACTTAGTCGAAGGACTGTGTGTTGTTTTCTAAAGCAAGGTACGTTGAGCAAGGGTTGTAGATGGTTAAGGCCGCATCCTTCACTAATAAAGGTTTGGCAGAGAAGTTTATTTTCTGGTTCCTGAATGCTGGGTGGCTCAGAATTCTTGATTCTATAGCGTTTGTTTTGGAGGCACTGATCGTCttatgtttgttggaagatcACAGACTGGGATTACCTCACattatctttgtgtttttttatttctcattcttgaggtcCTAGTCGTTGAGTTTATAATTGAGTTTTTTTTGAGGGGAGAGGTGTAAGGCAtcctaaatatttgatagaatattAGGCCGTTAGGAAAAATATTGTGTGATCTCATCACATTTTCTTCAGTGCATTTTCagattagtatttttttaatgaaagtgatTTTGGAGCAAAAAATTAACATTATgtacatataacattttatttccttaagtGCTAATTTTCTGAAATGTTCACTTTTGATGAAATCCTATTTATGGATTTCTTTCTCATTAGGTACTTTAGGTGTTGTCACATTGCCTAATCAAAGGTCAAGGAGATTAGCAAAGTATATTCAGtacttttaccatttaaaaatctgatatgTGATTTCTTAAAAAATGGTCTTTTCTACTGCCTGATTAGAACATTGAAGTTTTTgaagcaagaaaacaatttggGGTTATTGGTAAGCTATTTTGGTTACTTTGCATAATCTAAACATGAATTCTAAAAGCACAGGTTTAGGGAATTATCTTTTGGTATGTGTCCTTTGAATTCTGCCTTTGATATATTACATTGCATGACTTGTGTAAAatgcctttctctcctttctgatTTGACATTTTAGAATTTCAATTTCGTGGGTGGTTCCTGTAGTTTCTAATCTGGTTGACCCAAGTAGATTTCATGTTCAGATCCTTTGAGCACACATTTTGTGCGCTGTTCTGAAGATTATAATGTcagtggctgtttcttttttttatacagttttaaaatttcttattttgcaAATCCTAAGAAGCATTTGCACAAGAGGTTGCTTagacattttgaaatttaaattttattctttattccacTATACAAAATGATCTatcatagtaaaatatttttcaaaccatTTTTAGAATCAACGTTATTTTTCAGGGATATGTAGGTATGGGTAGTATGCCTGTATATAAATGTATCTCTGTAAGTGTATAGTTTTATATCTGTATGTGTGAATATATGTAGGAATACacaattttgcttaatttttagaTAGTTTTTCTCCCAAGTTTTCTGACGTCAAAGGGATGCTAAAGGGAGAAAGTGGTTTTAGGATAGATTTTGACTATTGGTGGATAAAGATATTCTAAGatttcaattttacttttttttcttttcagttttactgagatataattgacatacatcactctACCATGTTTTAATTAGATTTAATTAGGTTAATTAGATGGAGTTTAAAAACTCCATCATACTAAATGTAGTTCTAAATAtaatctttatttacttatttatttggctgccttgggtcttagttgcggcacatgggatcttcattgcggcatgcggcGTCTTTTGTCACAgtgcgcaggctctctagttgtggcgtgggctcagtagttgtggtgaacgggcttagttgccctgtggcatgtgggatcttagttccccgaccagggattgaacccatgtcccctgcattggaaggcaaattcttaaccactggaccaccagggaagtccctataaccTTTAAAGAAATGGTTATTTCAAAAATTGATGAAGTGGATAAAACAAATCCTCTTTCTGCTTCAGGGACCGTTTACACCTGAGACGGACCACAGAACAGCACGTACCAGAGGTAGAAGTCCAAGTCAAACGGAGAAGAACAGCCTCACTGAGCAACCAGGAGTGAGTACAGTCAGCGTTGAGAACCAATTTAGGGCATTTTCAAATTGGAACAAAGTATCCTGTGATCAGGGGCTTGAAATGAATTTAATTAATGAAAGAAGCTTGTGCATGTTATATCGATATAGCAAAAAAGCAGTTAAATCATCCTTAACCATGCCATCCTAACTTAACTCaacttttgttaaaattttagtaataagtatttcccttttttccatatatgtgtgggtgagTGGTATCTTGATAAAATTCTACATCCTtcaacatatttatattaaaattatttctgctgTATTTATATTGTTACTAAGTCACTTTTTCTGTGCTTGCAAAATGGTCTGTGCTTTGAAGAGATGTTAATTTATGTATTCATGCTTGCTCTGcaatatttagaattttatttttagttagtaCATTTACCCAGTTAAAAACTTGtatacattttttcccttcatttatttaggaTATGCATACGTATTTCTAGAAGggacatttcaattaaaaatatattaacatttctAATGACATGGTATATATTGAGTCTACAGTTACGTGCATTTTGTCATTACCACAAATCTTGACAGTATCTGTGGGTaacatcatttttctttcctaaagctgttatttttcaaaattataagtattagtaatatatgaatataatttcttcttaaaaCACATAATTTTGAGATAAAAAGTGAGTGCCTCCTTCAGTATACCACTACTccattccccttctctctccagaTATAATCCTCAGGTACTTTGATCTCTATTGTTTCAAACTTTTTCCTATGCATTCATGCGTACACacatggggtgaggggaggcatctttgtgatttgtttgtttacatACATGAGATTTATTCTGTAACAATGTGCCTTGGGGATCTTTCCATGTCAGTGCATATAAATCTATCTTATTTTACAAATTGCAGAGTATGGGTGTTGTAATAACATAGTTACATTTATCATTAGCttactgatggatatttaggttgcttgctTTTCTTAGTTATTACAATGAAGGTAAGAGCAGTCAATCTGAAAATTAATATTGCAGTTGTCCCTTGAATAACAAGGGAGTTGGGGTGCAACCCCCCACATAGGCAAAAATCCCCATATATCTTTGAGTTCCCCCGAATTTAACTGCTAATCGCCTGCTGTTGACCAGAAGCCTTACTGATAACATAAACAGttgattaacacatatttttatgttaaatgtatacctacatatattttatgcattcatgacatacctAACGTTTTCTTTTTTCGATATTTTTATCCTCTGTGGTTTGTCTGcaagttttttcaaattgtcacaGATCTCCAAAAacttttccaatatatttattggaaaaaaactCAACATATAAGTAGACCCACGCAATTCAAACccatgttcaagggtcagctgtagttattaatatttatttgtattttatttcacttcaaaTGTAAAGCTTTTTACAGAAATTGTTGTAAAAAGTAGATAACATTTTGCgtcttatttttgttatttgttcattttgtatGTGGGAAAACTTCAGTATATTTGCACGTTTAAAACTATTGGTGAGGCGAAAGATTTCTCCATTTTCCcatgtttattttacttattcttcatAGTTCATTATTCTTTCCTTTGTTACATTTTCGTTTTGGAAATTACTTTGAAAAGGAATATTTAAGAGTGAATAGTTTATAGTTTGTCCTTTATAATAGGCATTTgcctattttcttttatatagtaATGTAATTTTTCCCCTTCAGTCTCTTGTAACTTCAGAGTTTTTAAAAGTGCCATTTTTTCCTCCCCAGAGTCTCTAGAAATATCTTGAGGTAGTTTAGAGATTGGTGGAGGTATGGGTGGAGGGGATTTCTTGGGGGAGGATCTTTGTTAGTGGGTGAAGGTTCTatcatatttgttatattttattagaGCCTTTATCCAGTGCAGCATCAATGTGGACCAGTATAACAGATTATCATATCCTAATCTTGTAAAAGACTGCTTTAGGTGTCATTAGTTTGTCAATATCTATGGaaatattttgttgcttttgaaGAAGAAATAACTTCATTTTCCTGATGTCTGTTATGTATATTATGTAAAAATACTAGAGGGTGCTGCACTACGGGAAGAAGCTGAGGGGAGTTTTGAGTTAGGAAAATAGTGTAATTTCCCCAGCCACCTTTATCCACTTTGTGAGTGGATTATAGGAACAGGTAAGCAGTATTGATATTCTCTAAGCCCAGCTTTAATCCTGAGTCATCTAGTTAGCATTAACTTTGGTGTGATCCCAGAGGCCCACCATGAATAACAAAGATACTGCTATCACTTGTTAAACTCAAAGGATTAGAGGTTACCTCCAGCCTAATTCTTTATTATATAACAGaatgttaaaaatgttatttaaaaactacagaaaataGCGGAAAACCTTTTATCACAGTCCCATTTTCAAATCCATCTGCTgttgaatattttcatatatatatacttatcaaCAAGGGCAGAATTggctggtgattttttttttttccgtgctTGTATTATTAGCCAGCAACTGTGTAACCTCCTGCATCTCTTATCCTCAGGATCAGATTCACAGCCAGATGACTGATAGGTAGGAATATATTGAGCGTTTTTTTCCAGAATTCTATGATGACTAACAGGTGGTTGTTTACATAGTTTAAGAGCTTAAATAGCCTGGGCCCTGGAAGTTCTTTGTTTCAGGTAATGACTTGTTAGCATGAATGACAGCCTTAATGTCTCACTGGAAATGCCTTAACAAATGCCCACCTCCCTCCTTGGGGGTTAAAGAATTGTTTCCAGATTGGAAAGTAAGTAATGGATATTATACTGATGGTACTTTTCACAGggcattttaaacaaaaagagcttttttttttttttaagttccttgcTAGTATCCCCCAAGAGGGTAAGTATCCCTCAGTCCCAGTAACTCTGTGTGGAGTCTCCAGTTTTATACTTTCTTCATAAGGTAATGGCATGCTCTGACCCTAAATGAGGATCTCCTTAAATGTAAgggtctctgtgttttctttcacaCTGTTATCTATATAGGAAAATGTCTTTTCACTTATGTGTATTGTGTTCTTGTCATAGGTGTCACCTGTATCCAAGGCGatctcagcagcagcagcaagtaCCTGTGGTGGATTTCCAGGCGGAACTGAGACAGGCATTCTTAGCTGAGACACCAAGAGGTGGTTAAAGAAGTATTGGAACACCCAGGTAGCTGAttccaagagagaaaacaaaataaaacaggttaGAGCTGATGCAGTCATGATCAAGAATAAAGAACTAATTAAAGGGTAGGGTGTTTGGAGGTCATTTAATTATTTGGGTTATGTCcaaagaagttttttttcttaaaggcttcatacaaataaatacatagcagaaagtttaaaaaagtaaaagcaggGTCTTAATGCTTTTACCCTGATGCTTGTCATGTATTACTTTTCAGACATTGTATAGTCCTTGCTTTTTtaggtagttctttttttttttttttttttgtggtacatgggcctctcagcagccatggctcacgggcctagctgctctgtggcgtgtgggatcttcccggaccggggcacgaacccatgtcccctgcatcggcaggtggactctcaaccactgcgccaccagggaagccctaggtagttttttttattcatatttaactTGTACTGATTTTCACCGtaacatatgaaaaatatttcattataaatagCTGCTGAATATCCTGCtaatatgttttataatttctttttgtgagagacttcattttttttctgctggtAGTTTGAAATAAAGCTTCAGTGAATTGCTTTGCATAAAACTTTAGATAGGATCATTTCCTTGGATAtgcagatgtaaaaataaattgagTCAAGGAATTTGAAATTAAGGTACATTTTCTGAATTGTATTATGAATTATTACATTAGTCTGTTGTCATGAAAAAATATAGTGCCAGTTACACTTTCATCTTCATTGTTtatgttaattatatataatttgtttctattgaattataaatacatatcaCATTCATTAGCAAATGAGAAGCTAAGTATTTCCCATGcttatttactaatttttttgttttatctttttcttacctttttttacCAATGTGTTTGAATCATCTGACAATGTAATAAAGCTATTAATCTATGATTTTTCAATGTTACGTAGGTTTATTTACAGTGTGTCTTGTGTTGGTTGCTCAGATTTTTAGGAAAACGCtattaattttgatttaatactttatttttcctttccgactcttaaaaaattaagatctCAATCCAAAGgtttaatatatactttttagaAACTACTAGAGGAAAGGGGTTTATAGATGAGTTTTCTTctagattttctttatttctattttgaaatataacCCCTCAACTCAAATTAATTAGGCCTGTTTATGGCcatcatttcaaattttaaagcaAAGGGAAAATCCTCCCCAGCTGAATCCTTTACCCAGCATTCGGCAGTAATTGATTGGATTTGATTGCAAGACAGTGGAATTGATTTCAGGTCGCGGGTAGAATCTGATCATTGTCCTCAGCTGTTCCCCAGAGTAAGGGCGTTTTTAAATAAGTAAGTGTGCATAATTGACTATTTTTAACCAAGAATTTTTTGGCTTCTCAGTGCAGTTTACGTACTCTTGTAAGTTCCTGAGtaaagtattatttaaattatacattatctGTAAGTAGGACCATCCAGTTTTCTGAGTTTCAAGTGCTCGTTTCATCTAAACAGTACTAGGTACTAGGATTGTTATAGAGCAGGAGTTGGTAAAGTATCTGGCCCATttattgcctgtttttgtaaatatattgACACACAGCCATGTCTATTTATTTACGTATGGCCTGTGGCTGTTATTGGCAGTACAGTGGCAGATGGGAGTATTTGTGACACATTGAATGGCAGGCAAAGCCtacaatatttattatctttccctttaaaagaaaaagttggctAATCTCTCTCTTAGAGAACCACTTTCAAAGATGAAAACACTAAGATGGGGCCAGTAGGGAAGTGGTGATAATATACAGTGTGGTGAAGGGAAAGGGGTTGTAGAAGGAGAGTATATGAAGTAAATATTCCACGGTAGAGAACCAGATGAATTTCTGGGATAAGGGTCAGGTCTAAGACTAGTGCTAAAGTCTACTATACATGTAAATGGGTAAAGGCATTTTAACAattgatatgttttctttttcattataaaaatctgAATCATGTGAGTGATAGCcaagaaaaatgggaaagtaaACCACAGACTTTAAATACCCATGTTTCAACCGCAGCAGCATGAGgttgaattttctttcattttgcccttttgcttttcttttgaaaatgtagTTAATTGTAATCATGCTTTTAAACTATTCCACTTAAATGTGTATCATTAATGTTCCTTCATTTTATTACATAGTCCTCACAGTTATCATttgtaatgaataaatgatggtCCATTCATGATTTACTTTTCATTTGTacctgtgtttttttcccctagtttgctatgctgttatgaatattagtgctatatttttaagatatatttggtatttttaatttattagggTAAGGATCCAATTTTGGGCTTAGGGTATAAATACTAGTATGATTCTTAAATGTTTTGTTATGTTGCTTTCTAACAGCATCATAAGCAGTGTTGATTTGCCATCAAGAATACTTACTAGAGTGATAATTTCTCAGTACCacctttgttgtctttttttttccctttgataaaTAAACAGTTTCAAAAAGGGAAACATTGTTTTCCTCTGGTTTAAATGGCATTGCTTTGTGGATTAATagtttccacttatttgtgttttctcatGTT encodes:
- the SNURF gene encoding SNRPN upstream reading frame protein; the encoded protein is MERARDRLHLRRTTEQHVPEVEVQVKRRRTASLSNQECHLYPRRSQQQQQVPVVDFQAELRQAFLAETPRGG